CAATGGCCTTGCCCGCCGTCTTGAGGGTGCCAATGACTCCTGTTTGGACAGGTAATCCGTCCAACGGATTGGTGCCCTGCTCAACCTCCGCGCCATCGGGTATTCCGTCGTCATCAGAGTCGGCATTTCTCGAATCGGTACCATAAACCTCCTCGACCAGATCGGAAAGGCCGTCCTCGTCCGAGTCGACTGCGTCCGCTGGGAGTGGAAACAGGTTGAAACGGGGCAAGTTGTAGGGAAGGTTGGGACTCAAGTAAGGTGAGATGATTGCTATCCCTTTGGTAATCGGGTCGTAGAAGACTACGTCCAGCAACTCTCCATCAGCAGGTACGAATAGGGTATACTGACCATAGGGCTGTGTCTCTCCACGTAGAACTACATCGCCGCTCGGTCTTGCGATATTGGCCGCATACAACACTGGGTAAGCTGGAGCATTGCCAAGTTTCAAATCATCCAGTTCAATCCCGGTCTTGTTGGCTTCGAGAAGAAGAGCTTCTTCTTTTTTGATAATGAGATTTCTCAAGTATTCGCCAGCGTTTCCACCGGCCATCGTATCAGCCAGTTGATGGAGAGCGTTTTCTTGGGCCACCAATTCCGGAGTTAATGGCGACTGATTGGACAAAACTGGGCGAAGCAAATCCTTAATCTGTTCGAAAATATTGGCGAGTTCCTCCTCAATAGTAGGTTCATTTAGCGCTGCTTGTATCACAGCGGATGCCTTAGCGGGATTAGTTTGCGGAGTTGTGGATTCCACGTGGCATACTTCACAATATTCTAAATCCATTTCAAATTGTTCTACGCAAGCCTCATCCTTAGCATCCACTATATTCCCATATTTTAATTTGCATTCAACCCACTGATCAGACCTATTATCTGTACCCGTATTTTCAGGATGGAGAGTTTTTTCCCTCGCGTCACAGATTTTCGTAGCCTCATTGTATGCTTGATATGCATAGAAATTGCACACATCATGGCTGCCTCTAGCAAAAGAAAGGCAATCAGAGATATCTGCCCAATAGCAAACCGGTGGCTCTGGAGGCGGCGGCGGAAAAAACTCTCTCCAGGCTTCACCTATCCAACCGTGCCAACCCGGTTGAAGAATGCCCACGCCGGGATCGGTACAGGCAAGTGTTCCATCAGCGCTTACGGTCATGCCTCCCGCGGCTTCCCAAATCCCTTTATCATGATTGAAGGACATCAAAGTGCCCTTGGTTCCCGGCGGTGACAGCTCGCCAGTAGTTGGGTCGGGTAGATTTGGGAAACAAACGGGTGCGGGTTGATCGAAATTACTCGGACCATCGGTCTGAACAGTGATCACCAGCGGGAGATCTAATCCCTGTGGCAATGGGCCCGGCAATCGATCTGGCGCGACCGGTGCGATTCCTATCATCCCGCCGCGTGTACCGTCGTCGCTGAGTAGCGAATTGGCTGGCACCATGATGGATACCCCGGCCAAGGCTGGATTGTCTGCCACCACGTCCGGAGGCAATTCGATCATCGTATCCTCCGTCATGCTCGTCGCCTGTAAAGTTCCCACTGTGATCAGCGGCAGGTAAACCGTTCCAGTGCCACCGACCGGAGTGTCCATCACTCCTGCCACTGCCTCCCACGCCTTCCCCACGAAAGGATAGTATGCCTGATCTGGATACCGGATGCCCGCGGCTTCATCCACCACCGTCCGACCGTCGATGTGGACAAAGAATCGTCCTGGGGGAACGGGACTGAGGGTGAAACTTCCCGTCTCATCCGTGACTGTGCGATGTGTCTCCTCCAAGCCATCGATAGTAATTGTCACTCCGGCCAGCGGTGTATCCACCGGCTCGCCTCCCTCGGTTGCCGGTGCCAACTCCGATGCAAAGACCTGTCCCGTCACTCCGGTGCCTGGCAGTGGACTCAAGCTCAGGGTATTGAAGGCGATGACGGCTTGTCCTCCCGGATCGCCATCACCATCGGCATCGACGAATGCGCCCGCGTGGTCCTTTACTGTGTCGCCGTCGAAGGTTACCACCACCTGTGCGCTGCCCGGCAGTGGTTCCAGATAAAACAGCGTTGCCTTCATTCCGTCGCTGGACAGTTCGGCGCGGGAAAGAATTTTACTGCCGCCGAATTCGGCATAAAACATATCCTGATCGAGGATCGTCTCGCTGGATAGGGGGGCGCTGAAATGGATAATGGTTTCGCGCGTGACGGCTACACCCCGCTCTCGATTTGCCGGAGATAAATTACCGAGCGTGACCAGAGGCGCCTCAAGATTCAGCCTGAAGTAGCGAGCTTGGCCACTGATGTTTAGACTCATCACCAGTTCACCAGCTTCTTCGAGTGCAGTCTGGCTTAGGCTCTGCCAATTGGTGAAAGCACCCAGGGTCAGGCTTTCCTCAAGGTAATAACCTGCGGCATCCTCCGACCAGACAACACGGGAGGCAGAAATTCGCCTCCAATTTCCAATTGGCAACGAACGCCTCCGATTGGTTGGTTTGAGTTATCGAACACTACACCTGAAAATGAAGTCGGCACCGTGCTATCACTGGCTGCACCAAATAAGACAAAGGTGGCCGGAGGTCCGGTGTTTCCATCAAAGGTTGCCTGGATTACATTGTTACCGGTATTGGGGCCGTATTTAAACGAGACTCCTGCGTGGCCCGTTATTGAGGTGACTGCTATTGTTTCATCTTCACCATTCACTTTTCCTCCTCCGGAAATAACCGTGAAAATAACTGGAATATCTTTCACTCCATTGCAGGTATCGTTGACCCAGACTCTCAGGAGATCGATGGCGTTGGTATCTGCTGCACCGCGTTGATCATTCCCTGATCCAATGTTTATTTGTTCTGCAGGGCGTGGGTTAGCCGAGGCACAAAAGTAAGCAGTACCTGCGACGTCCTTACTTGTGACCTGAATTCGATTATTTCCACAACCGGCATCTGATCCCATTCTCCAGTAGGCGAATGCTTCACCATCCTCATTTGTCCTTAATTGAATCGTTTGTTTAGCTTCTGAGAAATCAACTGGATTTGTGCTTAACAAACCGTTACTGCGAATCACTTTGTAATCCACCCATTTGTAGGCGACAGGCGCCCCATTCGGATACTGAACTTTTACTTTTACGGCTTGGGGTAATCCCGTATGAATAATCCCGGTCTGGCCATTTCCCGTGAAGGCAGAAATCGTAGGTCCTTGGGGTACGATCCGGTAAAGTGTTTTCGTTTTAGTAACGGAATTACCCAACATATCTTTGGCTGTCACGGATACTACGTTTTTACCTACTTCAAGAGGTATACCTCCTTTTTCAAAAGTTCCATTTTGGCCAATGCCTACTATGACCTCTGCTGATTCTCCATTTACTTTTACATCCAGGCCTTGGTAGCCGCTCAAAACATCGCCAATACGCCCAGCAATGTCGGCCATTGCAGTTATCAGCTCCTCATTGTCAGCGGGAAAATCAATAAACAGATCTGGCGGAACAGAATCGTGGGTTACGTCGATGGATTGAGGATGGCTTGCGTCACCATTCGAATTAATCGCGGTGATAAATAGCTTGTTGATTGAATTTTTATTTAATTCTACCTCGACTTCAAAGTTTCCGTTGGCGTCCGTATTTACTATTATCGGACTTTTTCCCCCTTCGATTAGCACCTGGCTTCCAGGCCATGTAGAACCCAACATGCGGTAAGTAGGCATGGAAGTAGATTCAGATTCAGAATCCAATTCAGGCGTTATATCTGGAACGGGTAAGTCTATCCGTTTCAGGACCGCATCTCTGAGAAGATAAATATCAGTAAGGTCCGTTTTCCCGTCCTGATTGAGGTCCGAATAGGGTTTAAGGCTGTCGGTTAATTCGATCTCTCCTTTATATAACGCGATCAGCTGGGTAAGGTCATAAACCGTGGGCTGACCATCGGCGTCGATATCGCCCAATTGGTAAGGGGCCTGAGCCTGCAACAAAGGGACCAGGAGTCCAAAAACACTCAGGTATTTTAGGAGTGGTTTACGAAGTAAGGAGGTAATAACGGTAAACAATGAAGATTGGCGGGTTCAGAACCACTTAGACTTGTGTCCGAACACTGCTATATATTCAAGGTTTAACAGTAATTTTGTTTAATAATTAAGGGAAACCACTAATGAGGTTTAGTAATTCCTCTCCTTTCAAAAAACAGAGGGTTATCGATTCATTGAAAATTTGTTTTTTGGACTACCAGGCCAATCGTTTGTCGTCGGCGCTCAAAATTCCTGGTTGACGCAAATTTTTACCTGTGGTTTTCGTGAGTTTGTCGCCCAGGTCATCTCGGTATTTGTCGGCTGCCGCTGATAGTTGTTTAAATATTTCCGGGTGTTGATCTTTCACATCGGTAGTTTCGCCAGGATCATTGTCTAAATCATACAGGGCTAGCTCTGTTATGAAATTTTCATAATCGACAGGGAATCCGCCTTTTCCACCGGGCCTTCCGTTCAAGCTGCTCGATAGGTGCGGAAAGACGAGTTTCCAATGTTCACTTCGAACCGCCTGTAATTCACCTCTTCCATATTGAGGGAAAAAATTGTGCGGTGATTTGTTATTGGATTGTTCAAACATGAGACCTCGGATGTCTAGACCATCGATTTTGTGAGCAGGAAGTTTTCCAGCAATAAGTTTTGCGATTGTGGGGAAAATATCGATGGTTGAAGCTAGAAGATCGCAGTGAGTGTTGGCAGGAATCTTCCCAGGCCAATTCATTATAGTTGGAACTCGTGTGCCACCATCGAACGAGGTGTGCTTTTGACCACGGTAAATACCGGCTGATCCGGCATGATCTCCATAGGACAACCAGGGACCATTATCAGTGGTGAAGATCACCAAGGTATTGTTCCGGATATTATGGTTTTCTAAAGCATTTATAATTTCTCCTATAGACCAATCGAGTTCCATTACGACATCACCGAAAAGGCCTGCACCGCTTTTTCCGAGAAACCTATCGCTGGCGAAAATGGGCACATGCACCATGGAGTACGGCATATAGAGGAAGAAGGGTTGTTTGTGGTTTCGATTAATAAATGATAGGGCTGACTCAGTTGCCCGGCGTGTAAGCAGTGCCTGATCGGCTGGCTGCAGATCGGGGTTTATAACTTCTTCATCCTTCACAAATGGCAGTGGTTTATAGACTTTAAAACGCTCAGGATCGTTGGGAGGCAGGTGTGCATACCTGGGGTGTTGAGGCCACATATCGTTGGAATAGGGGATCCCCTCGTATTCATCAAATCCCTGGTTGGTCGGCAGGAATTTCGGATTGTGACCCAAATGCCATTTTCCAAACGCCGCAGTTGCGTAGCCTTTTTGTTTAACAAGCTCAGCAATGGTCATTTCATTTGGGTTAAGTCCTACCTCTGCTTTGGGGCTGTAAGCTCCCGTAATTCCGAGACGTGTATTCAGGACTCCTGTAAGCAAAGCCGCTCGGGAGGCTGAACATACGGGGGCGCTTACATGGAAATCTGAGAAACAACGCCCTGTTTGAGCAAGTTTATCGAGGTTTGGAGTAGGGTAGTCTCTTGCACCAAAAGGACCGATGTCAGCGTAACCCATATCATCTACGAAAATTAGAATAATATTTGGAAGTCCTTCTCCATTAACCATTATTGTGCCTGTATTCAGGAAAACAGACACCAGAAGTAATCCAAGTTGAGATCGCACAATTGCAGTGAATTTTTTCATACTGATCGACCTTATTGAGGCACTTGAAGTTTTTCAACCAGCGACTGAATTATTTCATATAACTTGGATTTTTACAAATAACGGTCATGGAATCTGAAGATTGCATTTCCAATGGTGGCTACCTAAGAAAGGTGCCATGAAAAGGTGGTTCTCACTTTTATTTATACTCATTTTAGCTGTTTCTTCCGCAAATGCACAATGGAACCAGTGGCGTGGGGCTGCGGATGGGCAGGGGGAAGTTTCTGGTAAAGGTGCTGTAACCGAATGGTCTGAAAACAAGAATATTATTTGGAAATCGCCTGTTACAGGACGTGGAAGTTCTTCCCCTATTATTTCAGGCGGGAAGATTTTTCTGACGACGGCTGATGAAAAGCGAAACAAGACGTATTTGCTTTGTTATGATCAGAAAACCGGCAAAAAGCTTTGGGAGAAATTAGTCTTTTGGGGGGAGCTGCTAAATAATGTTCATAAGAATAATACGCATGCATCTCCTTCCGTCGCCACAGATGGTGAAACAGTGACTGTTTTATTTGGCTTTAAGAAAGCGATATGGTTGGCGGCTTATACAATTGATGGAAAAGGTCTTTGGGAAAAAGAAGTTGCCAAAGTAAAATCCAATTTTGGATTTGGATCGAGTCCCCTGGTTTACAAGAAGAGCGTCATTGTCCTCTGTGACATGGAACCCAACCCTGTCCTGGTTGCTTACAATCTTTTGGACGGTAAAGAACTTTGGAAATCCTTCCGGGACGGACCAGACGATGCTGATTTTCACAGTTATTCTACCCCACGGATATTTAATATACAGGGTAAGGATCAGTTGGTGACTGTTGGGTTAGGTAGAGTAAAATTCTATGATCCAGACTCAGGGAAAATGCTTTGGGATGTAGAGGCCGGTTCCGATGCTACCGTGGGTACTCCGTTGTTGGATAGACGCTATTTGTATCTAGGAGGTGGATGGCCCCAAATGGGATGTTCAGCCATCGACCTGCGCCGTCGGGAGGTCATTTGGAAGAATCGTTTTGATGCGTACATAGTCTCTTTGGTTTTTCATGAGGACTATCTCTATGGAAGTACTAACAAGGGGGAGTTCGCCTGTATGGATGCGAAGTCGGGAATGATTCTCTGGCGTGAACGTTTTCGAACCGAGGTACAAGCTTCGCCTTTTATCGCGGGAGGTTTATTGTATCTCATATTGCGCGACGGCACCACCAAGGTGATCAAACCCGACTCTACGAAGTATATTGAAGTATCCGAGAATCATTTACCTGGGATAACAGATGCTACTCCAGCCATAGTGGATGGACTGATGTATTATCGGTCAGAAAATATGCTCTATTGTATCGGAGAAGGTTGATTTCCGGATCTTTGGATTCCTTGCCTTTCGATAATAAGAAAATAGTATCTGGTTGAGGTTTTGTTGACTGGACAGAATAAAAATCCTACCTAGGTTTCCCCAGATCCTGTGAAAATTCCCTGCCCAAATTCCCTGGTGTTTTATGACTTTAAAGCATCGCTCTTTAATCGAATCAATTGGCTTCTTGCTGCTTTGTTAGTGACTGGAAGTCATGCTTATTCTCAGTCCTCCTCCCAAGGAAGTTCTGAGAAAAGACGGATTGCGGTAACAGCCATATCCGAGAATATTGTGATTGATGGCAAACTCGATGAAGCTGTTTGGAAATCGACTTCTACAATTGGAGACTTGATTCAGAGACAGCCCAACCCGGGGACAACCCCTAGCGAACGAACAGATGTCACTTTATTGAGAAATGCTGATTACCTTTATATCGGTGTTGTCGCTTACGATTCTGAACCCGATAAAATTATTCGTGCGCAAATGTCTCGAGATGCGAGTGTGAGCTCAGATGATCGATTGGAAATCCTTCTGGATACCTTCCGGGATCAACAAAGTGCATTTTATTTCGCCACTAATCCGAATGGCGCTTTAGTGGATGGTTTGGTGTTTGGGACTCAGGATTTGAATACGGATTGGAATGCCATTTGGGATTTGCGGACACAGATAACGGAAGAGGGTTGGACGGCTGAAATTGCCATTCCCTTTAAAAGTCTCAGTTTTCCTGGAAACAGCTCTGAGTGGGGTTTCAATATTTCCCGTACTATTTATCGCAAGCTTGAGGAAGACATGTGGTCAGGGTCCCGCCTGGAAAATCGATTTCTAAAGGTATCTGAAGCCGGTGAAATTTCGAACATGACAGGAATCAATCAAGGAATTGGTTTGGATGTCCGACCCTTTCTGGCCTCAAGCCTGTTGCACACTAAATCTACTGGAAATAACGATGTCGATTTTGAGCCAGGTTTAGATGTGTTTTGGAATATAACTCCAAGTTTAAAACTCACAGGGACCATTAATACGGACTTTGGAGAAACCGAAGTCGATGCCCGTCAAATTAACCTAACCCGTTTCTCTCTTTTCTTCCCGGAAAAACGTTCGTTCTTTCTGGAGGATGTGGGGGTGTTCGATTTTGCCAGCACGGGTCCTCAACAGCCCGGTGGGGCACCTCCCGGACGAGTGGATGTATTTCCCTTTTTTAGCAGAAGAATCGGATTGCTGAACGGCAACGAAGTCCCACTGGAAGTAGGAGTTAAGTTGACGGGTAAAGTG
The sequence above is a segment of the Verrucomicrobiota bacterium genome. Coding sequences within it:
- a CDS encoding sulfatase encodes the protein MKKFTAIVRSQLGLLLVSVFLNTGTIMVNGEGLPNIILIFVDDMGYADIGPFGARDYPTPNLDKLAQTGRCFSDFHVSAPVCSASRAALLTGVLNTRLGITGAYSPKAEVGLNPNEMTIAELVKQKGYATAAFGKWHLGHNPKFLPTNQGFDEYEGIPYSNDMWPQHPRYAHLPPNDPERFKVYKPLPFVKDEEVINPDLQPADQALLTRRATESALSFINRNHKQPFFLYMPYSMVHVPIFASDRFLGKSGAGLFGDVVMELDWSIGEIINALENHNIRNNTLVIFTTDNGPWLSYGDHAGSAGIYRGQKHTSFDGGTRVPTIMNWPGKIPANTHCDLLASTIDIFPTIAKLIAGKLPAHKIDGLDIRGLMFEQSNNKSPHNFFPQYGRGELQAVRSEHWKLVFPHLSSSLNGRPGGKGGFPVDYENFITELALYDLDNDPGETTDVKDQHPEIFKQLSAAADKYRDDLGDKLTKTTGKNLRQPGILSADDKRLAW
- a CDS encoding PQQ-binding-like beta-propeller repeat protein, which gives rise to MKRWFSLLFILILAVSSANAQWNQWRGAADGQGEVSGKGAVTEWSENKNIIWKSPVTGRGSSSPIISGGKIFLTTADEKRNKTYLLCYDQKTGKKLWEKLVFWGELLNNVHKNNTHASPSVATDGETVTVLFGFKKAIWLAAYTIDGKGLWEKEVAKVKSNFGFGSSPLVYKKSVIVLCDMEPNPVLVAYNLLDGKELWKSFRDGPDDADFHSYSTPRIFNIQGKDQLVTVGLGRVKFYDPDSGKMLWDVEAGSDATVGTPLLDRRYLYLGGGWPQMGCSAIDLRRREVIWKNRFDAYIVSLVFHEDYLYGSTNKGEFACMDAKSGMILWRERFRTEVQASPFIAGGLLYLILRDGTTKVIKPDSTKYIEVSENHLPGITDATPAIVDGLMYYRSENMLYCIGEG
- a CDS encoding DUF5916 domain-containing protein gives rise to the protein MKIPCPNSLVFYDFKASLFNRINWLLAALLVTGSHAYSQSSSQGSSEKRRIAVTAISENIVIDGKLDEAVWKSTSTIGDLIQRQPNPGTTPSERTDVTLLRNADYLYIGVVAYDSEPDKIIRAQMSRDASVSSDDRLEILLDTFRDQQSAFYFATNPNGALVDGLVFGTQDLNTDWNAIWDLRTQITEEGWTAEIAIPFKSLSFPGNSSEWGFNISRTIYRKLEEDMWSGSRLENRFLKVSEAGEISNMTGINQGIGLDVRPFLASSLLHTKSTGNNDVDFEPGLDVFWNITPSLKLTGTINTDFGETEVDARQINLTRFSLFFPEKRSFFLEDVGVFDFASTGPQQPGGAPPGRVDVFPFFSRRIGLLNGNEVPLEVGVKLTGKVGNTDVGILGVQTGSNDSVDAKEFFVGRVKQRIFEESYVGGIFTYGNPNQGESGNTYGADIRLATSDLFGDKKNFIFDAFALNSDNSSKSDPEADGTGESFGFSARYPNDQVDGMLVFREIGKNFDPGIGFAQRSNVRMYRVAGSYNPRPRDFLDIQQMFHDIYYTYYENLEKGMKETTELYITPLDWHFNSGDSVHALIDYQRLYERLFEPFEISPGVFLPVGEYRTNRSNIVIATASKRAVSAFINVGYGDFWSGTSENISARVTYKLPPHFTTTINVNQTFAHLPQGNFIARIYTGTFNYAVSPQLTFSNLVQFDNRSRNLGWQSRIRWTPKPGNDLFISFNQGWINEPGSLRFNVSDTKIATKLQYTFRF